From the genome of Pseudomonas sp. Teo4, one region includes:
- a CDS encoding haloacid dehalogenase type II: MSFLRPKFITFDCYGTLTNFHMGTMTRELFADRVPAEQMDQFVKDFSAYRLDQVKGDWMPYDEILKTALARTCKRWGVEYRDEGQLYYDAVPTWGPHADVPAGLSKIADKIPLVIFSNASDSQIMSNVDKLGAPFHKVFTAEQAKAYKPRLAAFEFMLDNLGCGPDDILHVSSSFRYDLFPAHDMKIKNKAFVARGHEVPANEFYGYRQISDIGGLAGLVGL, from the coding sequence ATGAGCTTTCTTCGACCCAAATTCATTACCTTCGACTGCTACGGCACGCTGACCAATTTCCACATGGGCACCATGACCCGCGAACTGTTCGCCGACCGTGTGCCCGCCGAACAGATGGACCAGTTCGTCAAGGATTTCTCGGCGTATCGCCTGGACCAGGTGAAGGGTGACTGGATGCCTTATGACGAGATTCTCAAGACCGCGCTGGCCCGTACCTGCAAGCGTTGGGGCGTGGAATACCGTGATGAAGGCCAGCTCTACTATGACGCCGTGCCGACCTGGGGCCCGCATGCCGATGTACCGGCCGGCCTTTCGAAAATCGCCGACAAGATCCCGCTGGTGATTTTCTCCAACGCCAGCGACAGCCAGATCATGTCCAACGTCGACAAGCTGGGTGCACCGTTTCACAAGGTCTTCACCGCCGAGCAGGCCAAGGCCTACAAGCCGCGCCTGGCAGCGTTCGAGTTCATGCTCGACAACCTGGGCTGTGGCCCGGACGACATCCTGCATGTGTCTTCGAGCTTCCGTTACGACCTGTTCCCCGCCCACGACATGAAGATCAAGAACAAAGCCTTCGTCGCCCGTGGCCATGAAGTGCCGGCCAACGAGTTCTATGGCTACCGGCAGATTTCGGACATCGGCGGCCTGGCGGGTCTGGTCGGTCTTTAA
- a CDS encoding (2Fe-2S)-binding protein has protein sequence MKGRFARLGERERSTVRLIVDGAPVEALQGDTLMVALLTQGASLRESEFDPGRRAGFCLMGACQDCWVWTRSGERLRACSSEVREGLDIVTHQPEATWPLRG, from the coding sequence ATGAAAGGGCGGTTTGCAAGGTTGGGAGAGCGTGAACGCTCGACGGTCAGGTTGATTGTCGATGGCGCACCGGTCGAGGCATTGCAGGGCGACACCCTGATGGTCGCGCTGTTGACCCAAGGCGCGTCGCTGCGCGAGTCGGAGTTCGACCCGGGGCGTCGTGCCGGGTTCTGCCTGATGGGCGCGTGCCAGGACTGCTGGGTCTGGACGCGCAGCGGTGAGCGCCTGCGGGCCTGCTCCAGCGAAGTCCGTGAAGGACTGGATATCGTCACCCACCAACCGGAGGCAACATGGCCACTGCGCGGGTAG
- a CDS encoding ABC transporter substrate-binding protein produces MADKKNEPQLISGEESLRVFEGLNRGMSRRDALRMLGVAGIAAAGASSLFGAAGKVFADESQAPAKGKPGGRIRVAGMSSSTADTLDPAKGALSTDYVRHFMLYNGLTRFDRHLVPQLELAERIDNTDATVWTITLRKDVTFHNGKGLSAEDVVFSLTRHKDAATGSKVMPLMAQFSEIKATGPLEVQITLSAPNAELPSILAVSHLLIVPAGTSDFNAGIGTGPFKVKEFKPGVRSISVRNPNYWKPGLPYLDEIEFIAIPDEPSRVNALLSGDVHLINEVNPRSTQRIAASAGHRVVDAPSGNYTDLIIRQDQMPGQNRDFTEAMKYLLDREQVKSAVFRGYAVVGNDHPIAPGSRYHNADLPQRAYDPEKAKFLLKKAGMENIKMPLVCSPAATGSADIAVLLQQSAKSVGLNLNVNRLPSDGYWSNHWMKHPLSFGNINPRPNADVIFSQFFQSTAPWNESAWKNEQFDQLLMLARGETDDAKRGKMYADMQTLVSEQCGIGIPVFISNIDGVDQRIKGYSSNPLGGFMGYMFSEQVWLDV; encoded by the coding sequence ATGGCAGACAAGAAAAACGAACCGCAACTGATCTCGGGTGAAGAAAGTCTGCGTGTGTTCGAAGGGCTCAACCGTGGCATGTCGCGCCGTGATGCCTTGCGCATGCTGGGGGTGGCCGGGATCGCGGCGGCAGGCGCTTCGAGCCTGTTTGGCGCTGCGGGGAAGGTGTTTGCCGACGAGTCGCAGGCTCCGGCCAAAGGCAAGCCGGGCGGGCGGATTCGCGTCGCCGGTATGTCCAGCTCCACCGCCGATACCCTGGATCCGGCCAAAGGCGCGCTGTCGACCGACTACGTTCGCCACTTCATGCTGTACAACGGCCTGACCCGCTTCGACCGCCACCTGGTGCCGCAACTGGAGCTGGCCGAGCGCATCGACAACACCGATGCCACGGTGTGGACCATCACCCTGCGCAAGGACGTCACGTTCCACAACGGCAAGGGCCTGAGCGCCGAGGACGTGGTGTTCTCGCTCACGCGCCACAAGGATGCCGCCACCGGCTCCAAGGTCATGCCGCTGATGGCGCAGTTCAGCGAGATCAAGGCCACTGGCCCGCTTGAAGTGCAGATCACCCTCAGCGCACCGAATGCCGAGCTGCCCTCCATTTTGGCGGTGTCCCACCTGTTGATCGTGCCGGCCGGCACCAGCGACTTCAACGCAGGCATCGGCACCGGGCCGTTCAAGGTCAAGGAATTCAAACCAGGTGTGCGTTCGATCAGCGTGCGCAACCCGAACTACTGGAAGCCGGGCCTGCCTTACCTGGACGAAATCGAGTTCATCGCCATCCCGGACGAACCCTCGCGGGTCAACGCCTTGCTCTCGGGCGACGTGCACCTGATCAACGAGGTCAACCCGCGTTCCACCCAACGCATTGCCGCCAGCGCCGGGCACCGGGTGGTCGACGCACCGTCGGGCAACTACACCGACCTGATCATCCGCCAGGACCAGATGCCGGGGCAGAACCGCGATTTCACCGAGGCCATGAAATACCTGCTGGACCGCGAACAGGTCAAATCCGCGGTGTTCCGTGGTTATGCCGTGGTGGGCAACGATCACCCCATCGCTCCGGGCTCGCGCTACCACAATGCCGACCTGCCGCAGCGCGCCTACGACCCGGAAAAGGCCAAGTTCCTACTCAAGAAGGCTGGCATGGAAAACATCAAGATGCCATTGGTGTGCTCCCCGGCCGCTACCGGTTCGGCCGACATCGCGGTGCTGTTGCAGCAGTCGGCCAAGTCGGTGGGCCTGAACCTGAACGTCAATCGCCTGCCCAGTGATGGCTATTGGTCCAACCACTGGATGAAGCACCCGCTGAGCTTCGGCAACATCAACCCGCGTCCGAATGCCGACGTGATCTTCTCGCAGTTCTTCCAGTCCACTGCGCCGTGGAACGAGTCGGCCTGGAAGAACGAGCAGTTCGACCAGTTGCTGATGCTGGCCCGTGGCGAAACCGACGATGCCAAGCGCGGCAAGATGTACGCCGACATGCAAACCCTGGTCAGTGAGCAGTGCGGCATCGGCATCCCGGTATTCATCAGCAACATCGACGGCGTCGACCAGCGCATCAAGGGTTACAGCAGCAACCCCCTGGGTGGCTTCATGGGTTACATGTTCAGTGAGCAGGTGTGGCTGGACGTGTGA
- a CDS encoding ABC transporter permease gives MNDLSVKSMPANAESTPRKRARASSWLGWLGGAMCLLWLLVALFGPWLAPHPVGEVVSDNIFDAIGLAHPFGTDYLGRDMFSRVLVGARFTVGLALVSALLASGLGCLCALLSVVAPKWLDETISRLMDALISIPSKMLALIMVSAFGSSVTLLICTAVLSFTPGAFRISRSLAVNIEALEYVQVARTRGEGRLYVACVEILPNMLNPVLTDLGLRFGFIVLLLSGMSFLGLGVQPPDADLGSLVRENIGGLSQGAAALVIPALAIGSLTIGVNLFIDRISLRRNRCTGGH, from the coding sequence ATGAACGATCTCAGTGTGAAATCGATGCCGGCCAACGCCGAAAGCACGCCGCGCAAGCGGGCCAGGGCGTCGTCCTGGCTTGGATGGCTGGGGGGCGCGATGTGCCTGCTCTGGCTGCTGGTGGCGCTGTTCGGGCCTTGGTTGGCGCCACACCCGGTGGGTGAAGTGGTCTCCGACAACATCTTCGATGCCATTGGCCTGGCGCACCCCTTTGGCACCGACTACCTGGGGCGTGACATGTTCAGCCGGGTGCTGGTGGGGGCGCGCTTCACCGTCGGCCTGGCCCTGGTGTCAGCATTGCTGGCCAGCGGCTTGGGGTGCCTGTGCGCGCTGCTGTCGGTGGTGGCGCCCAAGTGGCTGGATGAAACCATCAGCCGCCTGATGGATGCGCTCATCTCCATCCCCAGCAAGATGCTGGCGCTGATCATGGTCTCGGCGTTCGGCTCCTCGGTCACCTTGCTGATCTGCACGGCGGTGCTCAGTTTCACCCCCGGGGCCTTTCGCATTTCGCGCAGCCTGGCGGTGAACATCGAAGCACTGGAGTACGTACAAGTGGCGCGGACCCGTGGTGAAGGGCGCCTGTACGTGGCCTGCGTGGAAATCCTGCCGAACATGCTCAACCCGGTGCTGACTGACCTGGGCCTGCGCTTCGGCTTCATTGTGTTGCTGCTCAGTGGCATGAGCTTCCTCGGCCTGGGCGTGCAGCCACCCGATGCCGACCTGGGGTCGTTGGTGCGGGAAAACATCGGAGGCCTCAGCCAGGGCGCGGCGGCGTTGGTGATTCCGGCGCTGGCCATCGGTTCGCTGACGATCGGTGTGAACCTGTTCATCGACCGTATTTCGCTACGCCGCAACCGATGCACAGGAGGTCATTGA
- a CDS encoding ABC transporter ATP-binding protein: MSDLIRVEDLRVVADNERGEVEIVKGVSFSLAKGEVLALIGESGSGKTTIALALLGYARNGCRLAGGRVQVGEHNMLGLSEGTLQGLRGHRVSYVAQSAAAAFNPAKKLIDQVIEGALIHGLGSRSELQAKAIELFRDLALPNPQSIGERYPHQVSGGQLQRIMAAMALISDPLLVVLDEPTTALDVTTQIDVLRAFKRVVRERGATAVYVSHDLAVVAQMADQIVVLNGGKVVEQSSTRALLKGPSEDYTRSLLAAARPDATLAPSSEVVQDDVLLSIKGMTAGYGKKNLQGMPMIRVLEDIDLTVHRGQAIGVIGESGSGKSTLARVVAGLLTPARGSLTFDGAELPGSLAERSADQFRRIQMVFQNADTALNPMHSIHTILSRPLKMYFGLKGAQLNQRVDELLDLVRLPRSIAGRRPGGLSGGQKQRVNLARALAAKPDLILCDEVTSALDTVVGAAILELLGDLRRELGVSYLFISHDISTVRALCDDIVVMYSGHKVQQGSREAFSTEPLHPYTNLLVHSVPELRQGWLEHCGITCGELPPISPPENVTELCSFLNRCPLRIEGVCNKTAPGRRTLAGGSEILCHRDGAELGVGRTQVQGMSVRALA, translated from the coding sequence ATGAGTGATTTGATTCGAGTCGAAGACCTGCGTGTGGTGGCCGATAACGAGCGGGGTGAGGTCGAGATCGTCAAGGGTGTGAGTTTTTCCCTGGCCAAAGGCGAGGTGCTGGCGCTGATCGGCGAGTCGGGCTCGGGCAAGACCACCATCGCCCTGGCACTGCTGGGTTACGCCCGCAACGGTTGTCGCCTGGCCGGTGGCCGGGTGCAGGTGGGCGAGCACAACATGCTTGGCCTGAGCGAGGGCACCCTGCAGGGCCTGCGTGGGCACCGGGTGTCCTACGTAGCCCAGAGCGCCGCTGCAGCCTTCAACCCGGCGAAGAAGCTGATCGACCAGGTGATCGAGGGTGCGCTGATCCATGGGCTGGGTTCACGCAGCGAGCTTCAGGCCAAGGCCATCGAGCTGTTCCGCGACCTGGCACTGCCCAACCCGCAGAGCATCGGCGAGCGCTACCCGCATCAGGTTTCCGGTGGGCAATTGCAGCGGATCATGGCGGCCATGGCCTTGATCAGCGACCCGCTGCTGGTGGTGCTGGACGAGCCCACCACGGCGCTGGATGTGACCACGCAGATCGATGTGCTGCGGGCGTTCAAGCGTGTGGTGCGCGAGCGCGGTGCCACGGCGGTGTATGTCTCCCACGACCTGGCCGTGGTGGCGCAGATGGCAGATCAGATCGTGGTGCTCAATGGCGGCAAGGTGGTTGAGCAGAGCAGCACCCGCGCGCTGCTCAAAGGGCCGTCCGAGGACTACACCCGCAGCTTGCTGGCAGCGGCGCGGCCGGATGCGACCCTGGCGCCAAGCAGCGAAGTGGTTCAGGACGACGTGCTGCTTTCAATCAAGGGCATGACGGCCGGCTACGGCAAGAAGAACCTGCAGGGCATGCCGATGATTCGCGTGCTGGAAGACATTGACTTGACCGTACACCGTGGCCAGGCCATTGGCGTGATCGGTGAGTCGGGCTCCGGCAAGTCGACCTTGGCGCGGGTGGTGGCCGGGCTGCTGACACCGGCCCGTGGCAGCTTGACGTTCGACGGCGCCGAATTGCCGGGCAGCCTGGCTGAGCGCAGCGCCGATCAGTTCCGCCGGATACAGATGGTGTTCCAGAACGCCGACACGGCGCTCAACCCGATGCACAGCATCCACACCATCCTGTCGCGGCCGCTGAAGATGTATTTCGGCCTCAAGGGTGCGCAACTGAACCAGCGCGTCGATGAACTGCTCGACCTGGTGCGCTTGCCGCGCAGCATTGCCGGGCGCCGCCCTGGTGGGTTGTCCGGCGGGCAGAAGCAGCGGGTCAACCTGGCCCGCGCACTGGCCGCCAAGCCGGATCTGATTCTGTGCGACGAGGTGACCTCGGCACTGGACACCGTGGTGGGGGCCGCCATCCTGGAGTTGCTCGGCGACTTGCGCCGTGAGCTGGGCGTGTCGTACCTGTTCATCAGCCATGACATCTCCACGGTACGCGCGCTGTGCGACGACATCGTGGTGATGTACAGCGGCCACAAGGTCCAGCAGGGTAGCCGCGAAGCCTTCAGCACTGAACCGCTGCACCCCTACACCAACCTGCTGGTGCATTCGGTGCCCGAGTTGCGCCAGGGCTGGCTGGAGCACTGCGGCATCACCTGTGGTGAACTCCCACCGATCAGCCCGCCGGAAAATGTCACCGAGCTGTGCAGCTTCCTCAATCGCTGCCCGCTGCGTATCGAAGGCGTGTGCAACAAGACCGCGCCCGGCCGACGTACGCTGGCTGGCGGCAGCGAAATTCTGTGCCACCGCGACGGTGCCGAACTGGGCGTGGGGCGTACGCAAGTGCAAGGTATGAGCGTGAGGGCGTTGGCATGA
- a CDS encoding FAD-binding oxidoreductase has translation MRSESYWLDTAPAFTGAQQGAVEGKADVVIVGGGFTGLSAARSLALKGAGVVVLEAGNVIGEASGRNGGQCNTGVAQDYAALCASLGVEQAREYYKAYENAVQSVVTVVEQEGIACDLVRNGKLKLAAKAKHYESMARTCELIRRDVDADVELLTAQQVRAEVDSAAFHGGLLQRNGVQMHVGRFGVGLAEAAARKGARIYQGAAVKGWKANSGGYQVNTSKGSIQARQILLATGACQHGGPGWYRRRIVPVGSFVVTTEVLPQALIEQLFTRQRSYVTSRLIGNYFRVTPDNRLLFGGRARFAMSGNRSDAKSGKVLQAAMGQLFPQLADVRIDYCWGGLVDMTSDRLPRAGEHDGVFYSMGYSGHGVQMSVHMGQVMADVMDGRPEANPWRALKWPAVPGHFGTPWFLPLVGAYYRFQDQRL, from the coding sequence ATGCGCAGTGAATCCTACTGGCTCGACACGGCACCTGCCTTCACCGGGGCGCAACAGGGTGCTGTGGAAGGCAAGGCCGATGTGGTGATCGTCGGCGGTGGTTTTACCGGTCTTTCAGCTGCGCGCTCATTGGCTCTGAAAGGTGCCGGCGTGGTGGTGTTGGAGGCGGGCAACGTGATCGGCGAAGCCTCTGGCCGCAATGGTGGGCAGTGCAACACCGGGGTTGCCCAGGACTATGCGGCGCTTTGTGCAAGCCTGGGGGTCGAGCAGGCGCGCGAGTATTACAAGGCTTATGAAAACGCGGTGCAGAGTGTGGTCACGGTGGTCGAGCAGGAAGGCATCGCCTGCGACCTGGTGCGCAACGGCAAGCTCAAGCTGGCGGCCAAGGCGAAGCACTATGAAAGCATGGCCCGCACCTGCGAGCTGATCCGCCGCGACGTCGATGCCGATGTCGAGTTGCTGACCGCGCAACAGGTACGTGCGGAAGTCGACTCGGCGGCATTCCATGGTGGCCTGCTGCAGCGCAACGGTGTGCAGATGCATGTCGGGCGCTTTGGTGTGGGCCTGGCCGAGGCGGCTGCACGCAAGGGGGCGCGGATTTATCAGGGCGCCGCGGTAAAAGGCTGGAAAGCCAACAGCGGCGGTTATCAGGTCAATACCAGCAAGGGCTCGATCCAGGCACGGCAGATTCTTCTGGCAACCGGCGCGTGTCAGCACGGCGGGCCGGGCTGGTATCGCCGGCGCATCGTTCCGGTCGGCAGTTTCGTGGTCACCACCGAGGTGTTGCCGCAGGCACTGATCGAGCAGTTGTTCACCCGGCAGCGTTCCTATGTCACCAGCCGGCTGATCGGCAACTACTTCCGGGTCACACCAGACAACCGACTGCTGTTCGGCGGGCGGGCGCGCTTTGCCATGTCTGGCAACCGCTCGGATGCCAAGAGCGGCAAGGTGCTGCAGGCCGCCATGGGCCAGTTGTTCCCACAGTTGGCCGATGTGCGCATCGACTACTGCTGGGGCGGGTTGGTGGACATGACCTCCGACCGGTTGCCGCGTGCCGGGGAGCACGATGGCGTTTTCTATTCCATGGGCTACAGCGGCCACGGGGTGCAGATGTCGGTGCACATGGGCCAGGTGATGGCCGATGTCATGGACGGGCGCCCGGAGGCCAACCCTTGGCGTGCATTGAAGTGGCCAGCGGTGCCGGGGCATTTCGGCACGCCGTGGTTCCTGCCCCTGGTAGGCGCCTATTACCGCTTCCAGGACCAGCGCCTCTAA
- a CDS encoding ABC transporter permease: MNSNTLWLIGRRLGAAVVTLLIVSMVVFAITAVLPGDAAQQALGQFATPEQVAALRLKMGLDQPGVVRYLQWLSNLLGGDLGMSVSSAMPVSELMAGRVPNTLMLAAVTALVSVPLALVLGIGSAMGRGGRIDSALSFITLALVAVPEFLVATLAVLVFAVNLGWLSALSYASEISTPWHFMRTYALPVMTLCFVIVAQMARMTRAAVIDQLDSPYVEMARLKGVGPVRIVLRHALPNAIGPIANAIALSLSYLLGGVVIVETIFNYPGIASLMVDAVTNRDMALVQACTMLFCTAYLGLVLLADLCAILSNPRLRNQ; this comes from the coding sequence ATGAATAGCAACACACTTTGGCTGATCGGCAGGCGCCTGGGCGCTGCCGTCGTGACGTTGTTGATCGTGTCCATGGTGGTCTTCGCCATCACGGCCGTTCTTCCCGGTGATGCCGCCCAGCAGGCGTTGGGCCAGTTCGCCACGCCTGAGCAGGTGGCGGCCTTGCGCCTCAAGATGGGCCTGGATCAGCCGGGTGTGGTGCGCTACCTGCAATGGTTGAGCAACTTGCTCGGTGGCGACCTGGGCATGTCGGTTTCCAGCGCCATGCCGGTCAGCGAGCTGATGGCCGGGCGGGTGCCCAACACCTTGATGCTGGCCGCCGTTACCGCGCTGGTGTCGGTGCCGCTGGCACTGGTGCTGGGCATCGGTTCGGCGATGGGGCGGGGCGGGCGTATCGACAGCGCCCTGAGTTTCATCACCCTGGCGCTGGTGGCGGTGCCGGAGTTTCTGGTGGCGACGCTGGCGGTGCTGGTGTTCGCGGTCAACCTCGGCTGGCTGTCGGCATTGTCCTATGCCAGCGAAATCAGCACGCCCTGGCATTTCATGCGGACCTACGCCTTGCCGGTGATGACCCTGTGCTTCGTGATCGTTGCCCAGATGGCGCGGATGACCCGCGCGGCGGTGATTGACCAGCTCGACAGCCCCTATGTGGAAATGGCCCGGCTCAAGGGTGTCGGCCCGGTGCGTATCGTCTTGCGTCATGCGCTGCCCAACGCCATCGGCCCGATCGCCAACGCAATCGCCTTGAGCCTTTCCTACCTGCTGGGGGGCGTAGTGATCGTCGAGACCATCTTCAACTACCCCGGTATTGCCAGCCTGATGGTCGATGCCGTGACCAACCGTGACATGGCGCTGGTCCAGGCCTGCACCATGCTGTTCTGCACCGCCTACCTGGGCCTGGTGCTGCTGGCTGACCTGTGCGCCATTCTTTCCAACCCGAGGCTGAGAAACCAATGA